One window from the genome of Bacillus weihaiensis encodes:
- the zapA gene encoding cell division protein ZapA has translation MSNRPKSKTTVDIYGQQFSIIGTESTSHIRAVASIVDDKMREINSKNPSLDINKLAVLTAVNVVHDYLKLKEEYEKLEKQLIEKD, from the coding sequence TTGTCAAATCGCCCTAAATCGAAAACGACTGTAGATATTTATGGTCAACAATTTTCCATTATCGGTACTGAGAGCACAAGCCATATCCGAGCTGTTGCTTCAATTGTTGATGATAAGATGAGAGAGATTAATAGTAAAAATCCATCTCTAGATATAAATAAGCTAGCAGTCCTTACTGCTGTTAATGTAGTCCATGATTATTTAAAACTGAAAGAAGAATATGAAAAGTTAGAGAAACAACTAATAGAAAAGGATTGA
- a CDS encoding CvpA family protein has product MLDFVFVIILLFGILVGLKRGFILQFIHLTGFVIAYIVAYKYFDQLAPKLKLWVPYPVTSEGSVFLSLLDGDDLEGAYYRAVAFVILFIGTKIVMHIIGAMLDFVALLPVLKQLNRWAGSILGFLESYLVLFIILFIGALLPIEQLQLALDQSVLADLIVNHTPYFSDKVNELWIQYIS; this is encoded by the coding sequence ATGCTAGATTTCGTGTTCGTCATTATTTTATTATTTGGAATACTGGTTGGCTTAAAGCGTGGATTTATCCTTCAATTTATCCACTTAACAGGATTTGTTATTGCCTATATTGTAGCATACAAATATTTTGACCAACTAGCACCGAAATTAAAACTTTGGGTGCCGTACCCTGTTACTAGTGAAGGATCTGTTTTCCTTAGTCTTTTAGATGGAGATGATCTAGAAGGCGCTTATTACAGAGCAGTAGCATTCGTAATCTTATTTATTGGGACTAAGATTGTGATGCATATTATTGGGGCAATGTTAGACTTTGTTGCACTATTACCGGTTTTGAAGCAGTTAAATCGTTGGGCAGGCTCAATACTAGGATTCTTGGAATCATACTTAGTTTTATTTATTATCCTCTTTATAGGTGCACTTTTACCTATTGAACAGCTACAGCTTGCTTTAGATCAATCTGTTCTTGCGGATTTAATTGTTAATCATACTCCATATTTCTCTGATAAAGTAAATGAGCTTTGGATTCAATACATATCATAA
- a CDS encoding DUF350 domain-containing protein: MNTFWEHHLVQTAAYYSVVVLCIIVFLSIFELVTKYKNWEEIQKGNIAVAMATGGKIFGIANIFHFSIHQHDSLLQMMGAGLFGFVLLLLGYFIYEFMTPKFKIDEEIQKDNRAVGFISLVISVGLSFVIGAGL, encoded by the coding sequence ATGAATACATTTTGGGAACATCATTTAGTACAAACGGCTGCTTATTATAGTGTAGTCGTGTTATGTATCATTGTCTTTTTATCGATATTTGAGCTCGTAACCAAATATAAAAATTGGGAAGAAATTCAAAAAGGGAATATAGCTGTTGCGATGGCAACTGGCGGTAAAATCTTTGGAATAGCGAATATCTTTCATTTTTCTATCCATCAGCATGATAGTTTGCTGCAGATGATGGGAGCTGGCTTATTTGGTTTTGTTCTTCTTCTACTTGGCTATTTTATCTATGAATTTATGACACCTAAATTTAAAATTGATGAAGAAATTCAAAAAGATAACCGAGCAGTTGGATTTATCTCGCTCGTTATTTCGGTAGGATTATCTTTTGTCATCGGAGCAGGTCTATAA
- the pheS gene encoding phenylalanine--tRNA ligase subunit alpha produces MQEQLKQLQTEALEKVEQAQDLKALNDIRVAYLGKKGPITEVLRGMGKLSAEERPVMGALANEVREAIATAISTKQEHLEQVAVEEKLSKETIDVTLPGRPVKVGNHHPITAVVEEIEDLFLGMGYQIAEGPEVETDYFNFEALNLPKGHPARDMQDSFYITEELLLRTHTSPVQARTMQEHKGQGPVKIICPGKVYRRDSDDATHSHQFTQIEGLVVDESISMSDLKGTLEVFAKKMFGEEREIRLRPSFFPFTEPSVEVDVSCFSCGGKGCNVCKKTGWIEILGAGMVHPNVLEMAGFDSKKYSGFAFGMGPERIAMLKYGIDDIRHFYTDDVRFLKQFKRA; encoded by the coding sequence ATGCAGGAGCAGTTAAAACAGCTTCAAACAGAAGCGCTTGAGAAGGTAGAGCAAGCACAAGATTTAAAAGCGCTAAATGACATTCGTGTCGCATATTTAGGGAAAAAAGGACCTATCACTGAAGTTTTACGTGGAATGGGTAAATTATCGGCTGAAGAACGACCAGTGATGGGAGCATTAGCGAACGAAGTAAGAGAAGCGATTGCTACAGCTATTTCTACGAAACAAGAGCATTTAGAGCAGGTAGCAGTTGAGGAAAAACTATCAAAAGAGACGATTGATGTAACGTTGCCAGGTAGACCTGTTAAAGTTGGGAATCATCATCCAATTACAGCTGTTGTGGAAGAAATAGAAGATCTATTCTTAGGGATGGGCTATCAAATTGCAGAAGGTCCTGAAGTAGAAACGGATTATTTTAATTTTGAAGCCTTAAATCTTCCAAAGGGACATCCAGCTCGAGACATGCAGGATTCTTTCTACATTACAGAGGAGTTACTACTTCGTACACATACTTCCCCTGTACAAGCAAGAACGATGCAGGAACATAAAGGGCAAGGACCAGTTAAGATTATCTGTCCAGGTAAAGTGTATCGCCGTGACAGTGATGATGCTACACACTCACATCAATTTACACAAATTGAAGGACTTGTAGTAGATGAAAGTATTAGTATGAGCGATTTAAAGGGTACACTTGAAGTTTTTGCAAAGAAAATGTTTGGTGAAGAGCGTGAAATCCGTTTACGCCCTAGCTTTTTCCCATTTACAGAGCCATCTGTTGAAGTGGACGTCTCTTGTTTCTCCTGTGGTGGAAAAGGATGTAATGTATGTAAGAAAACTGGTTGGATTGAAATCTTAGGAGCTGGAATGGTTCATCCGAACGTCCTAGAGATGGCTGGATTCGATTCTAAAAAATACAGTGGGTTCGCGTTTGGTATGGGACCAGAGCGTATTGCGATGTTGAAATATGGTATTGATGACATTCGTCATTTCTATACAGATGATGTACGTTTCTTAAAACAATTCAAACGAGCTTAA
- a CDS encoding endonuclease MutS2, with amino-acid sequence MQQKVLQVLEFEKVKSQLVNYASSSLGKEKAKSLTPSIQFEEVVVAQEQTDEAAKVLRLKGNIPLGGLVDIRATIKRARIGGVLSAGELNEVSGTLYASRNMKRFIEKMVEEEIELHHLPVLSEQIVVLQEVERKITECIDDNGYVLDTASDALKGIRQQLRTTEARVREKLESMIRSSSATKMLSDAIITIRNDRFVLPVKQEYRGSYGGIVHDQSSSGATLFIEPQVVVDLNNTLQQAKVKEKVEIERILSILSSEVAEHSEEILHNVECLAEMDFMFTKAKYAKQIKATRPAVNNDGRIQLFKARHPLLPDNEVVPNDIELGTDFTTIVITGPNTGGKTVALKTLGLCTLMAQAGLQIPALDGSEVAVFEAVYADIGDEQSIEQSLSTFSSHMVNIVDILDKVNFKSLVLFDELGAGTDPQEGAALAISILDEVYNRGARVVATTHYPELKAYGYNRSGVVNASVEFDINTLSPTYKLLIGVPGRSNAFEISKRLGLQDRVIQMAKAQMSDERNEVDTMIASLETSKKAAEVEVTEAEKIRKEAEQLHKELQRQIIEFNNKKDALYEQAEQKAEEKLEEAKQEAEKIIQDLRKLRKDQHATIKEHELIDAKKRLEEATPHFEKSKKVEKKQQEQKTLLPGDEVKVISFNQKGHLIEKVNEKEWQVQMGIMKMKVKEKDLEYSKRPKQEVQQKPLSTIKGKDYHVSLELDLRGERFENALLRVEKYLDDAVLAGYPRVSIIHGKGTGALRTGVKEMLKNHRSVKSTRFGEASEGGTGVTVVELK; translated from the coding sequence TTGCAACAAAAAGTATTACAAGTATTAGAATTTGAAAAAGTGAAAAGTCAGCTTGTGAATTATGCCTCCTCCTCGTTAGGTAAGGAAAAGGCAAAATCCTTAACACCTTCTATTCAATTTGAAGAGGTAGTTGTCGCACAAGAGCAAACGGATGAAGCGGCTAAAGTATTACGTTTAAAAGGAAATATTCCCCTTGGTGGTTTAGTTGATATACGTGCAACGATCAAGCGTGCAAGAATTGGTGGGGTTCTTAGTGCTGGAGAGCTTAACGAAGTATCAGGTACTCTCTATGCAAGTAGAAACATGAAGCGTTTTATAGAGAAGATGGTGGAGGAAGAAATTGAGCTCCATCACTTACCGGTTTTATCTGAACAAATCGTCGTTTTACAAGAGGTTGAAAGAAAGATAACAGAATGCATAGATGACAATGGATATGTTCTAGATACAGCAAGCGACGCGCTTAAAGGGATTCGTCAGCAATTGAGAACAACAGAAGCGCGTGTAAGAGAAAAGTTAGAATCAATGATACGCTCCTCTTCTGCAACAAAAATGCTATCTGATGCGATCATTACGATTAGAAATGACCGATTTGTACTCCCAGTAAAACAGGAATATCGTGGCTCTTATGGTGGTATTGTTCACGACCAATCAAGCTCAGGGGCTACTCTTTTTATTGAGCCACAAGTTGTAGTCGACCTAAATAATACGCTACAGCAAGCGAAAGTGAAGGAAAAGGTAGAAATTGAACGAATTTTATCTATTCTCTCAAGTGAAGTAGCGGAACATAGTGAGGAAATTTTGCATAATGTTGAATGTTTAGCCGAAATGGACTTTATGTTTACCAAAGCTAAATATGCAAAGCAAATAAAAGCCACAAGACCAGCTGTGAATAATGATGGGAGAATTCAATTATTTAAAGCTAGACATCCGTTACTCCCTGACAATGAAGTTGTACCAAATGATATCGAGCTAGGTACAGATTTCACAACAATAGTTATTACGGGACCGAATACAGGGGGGAAAACTGTAGCATTAAAAACGCTTGGTTTATGTACATTAATGGCACAAGCAGGCTTACAAATTCCTGCCCTTGATGGATCAGAAGTAGCAGTATTTGAAGCGGTTTATGCCGATATTGGAGATGAACAGTCAATTGAACAGAGCCTAAGTACATTCTCTTCACATATGGTTAATATTGTGGATATTCTTGATAAAGTAAATTTTAAAAGTCTAGTCTTGTTTGATGAATTAGGAGCAGGTACAGATCCACAAGAAGGTGCGGCTTTAGCTATTTCAATTCTAGATGAGGTATATAATCGCGGCGCAAGAGTTGTAGCGACAACCCATTACCCAGAATTAAAAGCATATGGCTACAATCGAAGCGGAGTAGTTAATGCAAGTGTTGAATTCGATATTAATACATTAAGCCCAACGTACAAGCTGTTAATTGGTGTACCAGGTCGAAGTAATGCTTTTGAAATCTCAAAACGACTCGGTTTACAAGATCGTGTCATCCAAATGGCCAAGGCGCAAATGAGTGATGAACGTAATGAAGTAGATACTATGATTGCTTCACTAGAAACAAGTAAAAAAGCTGCAGAAGTAGAGGTAACAGAGGCAGAAAAAATTCGTAAAGAAGCAGAACAGCTTCATAAGGAATTACAGCGTCAAATTATAGAATTCAATAATAAAAAAGATGCCTTATATGAACAAGCAGAACAAAAAGCAGAAGAAAAGCTAGAAGAGGCAAAACAAGAAGCTGAAAAAATAATACAAGATTTACGTAAGCTAAGGAAAGATCAGCATGCTACTATAAAAGAGCATGAATTAATAGATGCAAAGAAACGATTGGAAGAAGCGACTCCTCACTTTGAGAAAAGTAAAAAAGTAGAGAAAAAGCAACAAGAACAGAAAACACTTTTACCAGGGGATGAAGTAAAGGTCATTAGCTTTAATCAAAAGGGCCACTTAATCGAAAAGGTAAATGAAAAAGAATGGCAAGTACAGATGGGTATCATGAAGATGAAAGTTAAAGAAAAGGACCTTGAATATAGTAAAAGACCGAAACAGGAAGTTCAGCAGAAGCCACTATCGACCATAAAAGGGAAAGACTATCACGTTTCATTAGAATTAGATTTACGTGGAGAACGCTTTGAAAATGCCCTTTTAAGAGTAGAAAAATATTTGGACGATGCTGTATTGGCTGGCTACCCTAGAGTTTCGATTATTCATGGTAAAGGTACTGGCGCACTAAGAACAGGTGTAAAAGAAATGTTGAAAAATCACCGAAGTGTAAAAAGTACAAGGTTTGGTGAAGCGAGTGAAGGTGGAACAGGCGTTACAGTAGTTGAACTCAAATAA
- the rnhC gene encoding ribonuclease HIII, giving the protein MANSVIKVNEKTIKDMEQFYKVHRTDKTPPGAIFSAKANGCTITAYKSGKVLFQGGTAQLEATKWGKEEAPKQPKTQSKKTPSGYQPPHNIAELSIIGSDEVGTGDFFGPITVVAAYVKKDQIPLIQELGVRDSKNLKDPQIIQIAKNLIHTIPYSLLVLHNEKYNELQQRGMSQGKMKALLHNQAINNLLKKISPERPDGLLIDQFVNPAIYFNHIKGKEIPQEKAYFSTKAEGVHLAVAAASIIARYSFVKEFDRLSEIAGVTLPKGAGAHVDLAAAKIINTRGTDFLTTITKKHFANTEKAHKISKK; this is encoded by the coding sequence TTGGCAAACTCAGTGATTAAGGTGAATGAAAAGACAATAAAAGATATGGAGCAATTTTATAAAGTACACCGTACAGACAAAACACCACCTGGAGCTATCTTCTCTGCAAAAGCAAATGGATGTACCATCACTGCATACAAATCAGGAAAGGTTCTCTTTCAGGGTGGAACCGCTCAATTAGAAGCTACAAAGTGGGGGAAAGAAGAGGCACCAAAACAGCCAAAAACACAATCAAAAAAAACTCCATCAGGATATCAACCACCCCATAATATAGCAGAGCTTTCCATTATAGGTTCTGACGAAGTAGGGACAGGTGATTTTTTTGGACCAATAACGGTTGTTGCAGCCTATGTGAAGAAAGACCAAATTCCGTTAATCCAAGAACTAGGTGTGAGGGATTCAAAAAACCTGAAGGACCCACAAATCATCCAGATAGCAAAGAACTTAATTCATACAATTCCTTACAGTTTGCTTGTTTTACATAACGAGAAATATAACGAGCTTCAACAACGTGGAATGTCACAAGGAAAGATGAAAGCATTATTACATAATCAAGCCATTAATAACCTATTAAAAAAAATATCCCCTGAACGTCCAGATGGCTTATTAATTGATCAGTTTGTTAATCCTGCCATTTATTTCAATCATATTAAAGGCAAAGAAATACCACAGGAAAAAGCCTATTTTTCTACAAAAGCTGAGGGCGTCCACTTAGCAGTTGCTGCGGCATCCATTATTGCTAGATACTCATTTGTAAAAGAATTCGACCGTTTATCCGAAATTGCTGGGGTGACATTGCCAAAAGGAGCTGGTGCACATGTGGATCTTGCTGCGGCGAAAATCATCAATACTCGAGGGACGGATTTTTTAACCACCATTACGAAAAAACATTTTGCTAATACGGAAAAAGCGCATAAAATATCGAAAAAGTAA
- the pheT gene encoding phenylalanine--tRNA ligase subunit beta encodes MFVSYKWLADYVDLSGITPDELAEKITRSGIEVEGVDVLNDGIKGVVIGHVVEKEQHPDADKLNKCQVDLGTGELVQIICGAKNVDKGQKVAVATVGAVLPGNFKIKKAKLRGEASNGMICSLQELGVESKLIAKEYSEGIFVFPNDVEVGSDALEQLQLDDAVLELGLTPNRSDALSMLGVAHEVAAILHREVKYPEIQYPTASEKAVSYVNVKVEATDDNPLYVAKVIKNVTIKPSPLWMQARLMAAGIRPHNNVVDITNYVLLEYGQPLHAFDFDRFGSKEVLVRRANEGETIVTLDDQERTLTSEHLVITNGTEPVALAGVMGGANSEVQSDTKNILLESALFNGQRIRTASKDHGLRSEASARYEKGVDPNRVHAAAERAAQLLSQYADGEVLEGAVEVNAQNFEPAVVQTTVEKVNKVLGMNISTEEMVTILERLQFDVTQDNGTLTVTVPTRRGDITIEEDLVEEIARMYGYDNIPTTLPVGQAFPGKLTDYQEKRRRVRRYLEGSGLYQAITYSLTSEEKAARYALETSDITKLSLPMSEERSVLRLSLLPHLLDAVRYNVARQIDQVALYEISSVFLSQGADVQPLEKERLAGAVTGLWHAHSWQGEKKAVDFYVVKGIIDGLIELLGLSKDIQYKQAKREGMHPGRTAELYLDEKLVGYVGQVHPTVQKELDLAETYVFEISLVDLLVAHVEETRYEIIPRYPSISRDIALVVNKEVVSGDIEQVITEAGGKMLKEVSVFDLYEGDRLEEGKKSVAFSLRYFDPEKTLTDEDVSKTHEKVLKAVEEKVGATLRG; translated from the coding sequence GTGTTTGTTTCATATAAATGGTTAGCAGATTACGTTGATTTATCTGGCATTACTCCAGACGAATTAGCAGAGAAAATTACCCGAAGTGGGATTGAAGTTGAGGGTGTAGACGTCCTTAATGATGGGATTAAAGGTGTTGTTATTGGTCATGTTGTAGAAAAAGAACAGCATCCAGATGCAGATAAATTAAACAAGTGTCAAGTAGATCTAGGTACGGGTGAGCTTGTTCAAATTATTTGTGGAGCAAAAAATGTCGATAAAGGCCAAAAAGTAGCGGTTGCAACAGTTGGTGCTGTATTACCAGGTAACTTCAAAATTAAGAAAGCAAAGCTTCGTGGTGAAGCGTCTAATGGGATGATTTGTTCCTTACAAGAGCTTGGAGTGGAATCAAAGCTTATCGCGAAGGAATATTCAGAAGGGATATTCGTTTTCCCGAATGATGTAGAAGTTGGAAGCGACGCATTAGAACAGCTTCAGTTAGATGATGCTGTCCTTGAATTAGGATTAACGCCTAACAGATCTGATGCATTAAGTATGTTAGGTGTAGCTCATGAGGTTGCAGCGATTTTACATCGTGAAGTGAAATATCCAGAAATTCAATATCCTACAGCTAGTGAAAAAGCGGTTAGCTATGTAAATGTTAAGGTGGAAGCAACGGATGATAATCCATTATACGTTGCGAAGGTAATAAAAAATGTAACAATCAAACCTTCTCCATTATGGATGCAAGCTCGATTAATGGCAGCGGGTATTCGTCCCCATAATAACGTAGTCGATATTACTAACTATGTATTATTAGAGTACGGTCAACCGTTACATGCTTTTGATTTTGATCGTTTTGGTTCTAAGGAAGTTCTTGTTCGTCGAGCGAATGAAGGAGAAACAATCGTAACATTGGATGATCAAGAGCGTACGTTAACTAGCGAACACCTTGTCATCACAAATGGAACTGAGCCAGTTGCCTTAGCGGGTGTCATGGGTGGAGCGAATTCTGAGGTTCAATCAGATACGAAAAACATTTTATTAGAATCTGCATTATTTAATGGACAAAGAATTCGTACGGCATCGAAAGATCATGGCTTAAGAAGTGAAGCAAGTGCACGCTACGAAAAGGGTGTTGATCCAAATCGAGTACATGCAGCTGCAGAACGTGCAGCTCAATTACTTTCTCAATATGCGGATGGAGAAGTTCTAGAAGGTGCTGTTGAAGTAAACGCACAAAATTTCGAACCAGCTGTAGTTCAAACTACAGTTGAAAAAGTGAACAAAGTTTTAGGAATGAACATTAGTACTGAAGAAATGGTTACAATCCTTGAACGTCTTCAATTTGATGTAACACAAGATAATGGAACCTTAACAGTCACAGTTCCAACAAGACGTGGAGATATCACAATTGAAGAGGACCTAGTTGAAGAAATAGCGAGAATGTATGGGTATGATAATATTCCGACAACACTTCCAGTAGGTCAGGCTTTTCCAGGAAAGCTAACTGATTACCAAGAAAAACGTCGTCGTGTTCGTCGATACTTAGAAGGTAGCGGTTTATATCAAGCAATCACCTACTCGTTAACAAGTGAAGAGAAAGCAGCGAGATATGCACTAGAAACCTCTGATATCACGAAGCTATCGTTACCAATGAGTGAGGAAAGAAGCGTATTACGTTTAAGCTTACTTCCACATTTATTAGATGCAGTACGATACAATGTTGCTCGTCAAATTGATCAAGTAGCATTATATGAAATTAGCTCTGTTTTCCTTTCACAAGGAGCGGACGTTCAACCATTAGAAAAAGAACGTTTAGCCGGAGCAGTTACAGGATTATGGCACGCTCATTCCTGGCAGGGTGAGAAGAAAGCTGTTGACTTTTATGTGGTAAAAGGAATAATTGATGGTCTTATTGAACTCCTGGGCTTGTCAAAAGATATTCAATATAAGCAAGCAAAACGTGAAGGAATGCACCCAGGAAGAACAGCTGAACTTTATTTAGATGAAAAGCTAGTAGGGTATGTTGGACAGGTGCATCCAACAGTTCAAAAAGAGTTAGATTTAGCTGAAACATATGTATTCGAAATATCATTAGTTGATTTATTAGTAGCTCATGTTGAGGAAACACGATATGAAATCATCCCTCGTTACCCATCTATTTCAAGGGATATTGCTTTAGTTGTTAATAAAGAAGTTGTTTCTGGAGACATCGAGCAGGTGATTACAGAAGCGGGTGGCAAGATGCTAAAAGAAGTTTCTGTTTTTGATCTTTATGAAGGAGATCGTTTGGAAGAAGGCAAAAAATCTGTTGCATTCTCTCTTCGCTACTTCGATCCAGAAAAAACGTTAACGGATGAAGATGTATCAAAAACACATGAGAAAGTGTTAAAAGCCGTTGAGGAAAAAGTAGGAGCAACACTTAGAGGATAA
- the polX gene encoding DNA polymerase/3'-5' exonuclease PolX — MELHKKDIIKLLEKIAVLMELKGDNPFKISAFRKAANALEVDDRSLAQIEDFTKIPGIGKGTSAVIKEYVDIGKSEVLQELEEEVPSGLLPLLKLPGLGGKKIAKLYKELQIDGVEALKVACEENKIQELAGFGKKSEEKIVAAIAEMGSRPDRLPIAFMLPIAEEIEAYLGKCEGIERFSRAGSLRRMRETIKDLDFIISTNNPSKVREQLLAIQNLTETIASGDTKVSVQLSYEYEVSVDFRLVKPEEFATTLHHFTGSKDHNVRMRQLAKERGEKISEYGVENVETNEVTTFETEEEFYHYFQLPHIPPELREDGTEVELYKEDTKLISLDDIKGDLHMHSTWSDGAFTVREMVEACRKKGYKYMAITDHSQYLKVANGLNPERLLAQRKEIDKLNKEYEDITILAGVEMDILPDGTLDYDEELLQEMDLVIASIHSSFSQPKDVIMERLTTALKSLHVDMIAHPTGRIIGKRKGYDVDVDMLIQLAKETDTALELNANPNRLDLNAEAIRKAQAAGVKLVINTDAHNTEMLEHMPIGVSTAIKGWIERKNVINTWELDQVKAFLNRHHKS; from the coding sequence ATGGAATTACATAAAAAAGATATTATCAAATTATTAGAAAAAATAGCTGTCCTTATGGAGCTGAAGGGTGATAATCCGTTTAAAATATCTGCTTTTAGAAAAGCAGCAAATGCTCTTGAAGTGGATGACAGAAGCTTAGCACAAATCGAGGATTTCACAAAAATACCGGGTATTGGTAAGGGGACGTCTGCTGTTATTAAGGAATATGTAGATATAGGGAAATCGGAAGTACTACAGGAGTTAGAGGAAGAAGTACCTTCCGGCTTATTGCCTTTACTTAAGCTTCCTGGACTAGGTGGAAAAAAGATAGCTAAGCTTTATAAAGAACTTCAAATTGATGGTGTTGAGGCTCTGAAAGTAGCGTGCGAAGAAAATAAAATCCAAGAGCTTGCTGGCTTTGGTAAGAAATCTGAAGAGAAAATAGTAGCCGCAATAGCTGAAATGGGAAGTAGACCAGATCGTTTACCAATTGCATTTATGTTACCGATAGCGGAAGAAATTGAAGCGTATTTAGGAAAATGTGAGGGAATAGAGAGGTTCTCAAGAGCAGGAAGTCTTCGTCGGATGAGAGAAACGATTAAAGATCTAGACTTCATTATTTCAACAAATAATCCTAGCAAAGTAAGAGAGCAGTTATTAGCTATTCAAAATCTAACCGAGACGATTGCGAGTGGTGATACGAAAGTATCGGTACAGCTAAGCTATGAATATGAAGTAAGTGTTGATTTTAGATTGGTTAAACCTGAAGAATTTGCGACGACTTTACACCATTTTACTGGATCAAAGGATCATAACGTAAGAATGCGACAGCTTGCTAAAGAACGGGGAGAAAAAATTAGCGAGTATGGTGTGGAAAACGTTGAAACAAATGAAGTAACGACATTTGAAACAGAGGAAGAATTTTATCACTACTTTCAATTACCTCATATTCCACCAGAGCTACGAGAAGATGGAACAGAAGTCGAGCTTTATAAGGAAGACACAAAGCTTATTTCTCTGGACGATATAAAGGGCGACCTCCATATGCACTCAACCTGGAGTGATGGGGCATTTACAGTACGAGAGATGGTTGAAGCATGCCGTAAGAAAGGCTACAAATATATGGCTATTACAGATCATTCACAGTACTTGAAAGTAGCGAATGGACTAAACCCAGAACGTCTTCTTGCTCAAAGGAAAGAAATAGATAAATTAAATAAAGAATATGAAGATATCACCATATTAGCAGGTGTAGAAATGGACATCTTACCAGATGGAACATTAGATTATGATGAGGAACTACTTCAGGAAATGGATTTAGTTATCGCATCTATTCATTCGAGCTTTTCTCAACCCAAGGATGTAATTATGGAACGTTTAACAACAGCATTAAAAAGCTTACATGTAGATATGATTGCTCATCCGACAGGAAGAATTATTGGCAAACGTAAGGGCTATGATGTAGATGTTGACATGCTGATCCAGCTTGCGAAGGAAACAGATACAGCTCTTGAGTTAAATGCTAATCCAAATCGTTTAGATCTGAATGCAGAAGCTATTAGAAAAGCACAAGCGGCGGGAGTTAAGCTTGTCATTAATACGGATGCACATAATACAGAGATGCTAGAGCATATGCCGATTGGAGTCTCAACAGCAATAAAAGGCTGGATTGAAAGGAAGAATGTGATTAATACGTGGGAACTTGATCAAGTTAAAGCATTCTTAAATCGTCATCATAAATCGTGA